A region of the Elusimicrobiota bacterium genome:
GGACTTGATTTTGGGCTTAGAACTTAGGGCTTGGGTTTGGGTTTGGGCTTGATTTTGGACTTGATTTTGGGCTTAGAGCTTAGGGCTTGGGTTTGGGTTTGGGCTTGATTTTGGACTTGATTTTGGGCTTAGGGCTTAGGGCTTGAGTTTGGGTTTGGGCTTAGGGCTTGGGCTTAGATATGCCGTATCCATTGTTGTGCGATATACCGTAACTCTTGCTTTTCTTTTTTGTATTCATCCTTAAAGCGGCTTGTTGTATATTGTATAACAGTAGATAATGATGTAGATATACCACTATGTTGTTTTATATATTCATTTATGTTTATATTATTCAATTCAAGCTTTCTTAAAATTTTCTTTTTGTCTATAGAGCTTATATCTATATAATCTATTGACTTGTATATATTTAGCTTTAACATAGCTTTTACCGCTTGCCAGACATTATTTTTATATAGCTTATGATTGTTACTGTCAGCATATTTATTGACATTCTGTGACCAAGAGTCAATTTTACTAATGATTTCTGTTATGTCGTTGATATCCTCTATATTATATATTTTTATGTTAGACGCAGCAGCTAAGCAGATTGGGTATTCACGATATAAGCTACCATATCTTTGACGCAAAATAATATTTAATAGCCTTTTTAGATGTAATATGCCATAATTGGTAGGACTAACAGGCATAATAAGACCATTTTGATATACCATCTCTTGTATGCTTATATTGTTACTCCTATTGTAACCTTTATCATAAAATAATCTTTCTATTTTAATTTTAGGATTAAGCATTTCTATCTGTTCCGATATATGTTTGTTAAATATTTGATTTTTAAATAGGCTATACAAACCTTCTTTATTGTCAACTATTTCAAAAATATTACCTTGTGATTTACTGTTATCATTAGGTATTCGTAGTATTCTGCCTAATTGCTGTTCAAATAATCGAATACTCAGGGAAGGTCTTAAAAGTAGTAGGTTTTGTAGATTAGGAAAGTCAAAACCTTCAACCAACATGCCAATGGTGCATAGTGTATATGGAGTTGTCAGAGGATTCTTGAAACCTGTTATTATCTCGTATTTTTCCCTTTTAGACATATCTCCTGATAAGTATACTGTATCTTTCAGTTTGCCTGTTAAGTCGTAGTTGGAAAAGTTATAGGATGGTAGTAACTCATCATTGAAAATCATTGCTGTTAATTTAGCGTGGAATGTAGGTATTCTCTCCTCCTGTAGGTTTACTATTCCTTTACATGGAGCACAGAATACTAAAGTCTTGCAAAATTTTAAGACATTGCTATCATAAGTTTTTTTAGCTAACTTAGTTCTTATGATTAACTGGTCTATCTTTTTTTGTGTAGAACAATCTAATATTAACTCCTTTTTAAATGTGTCAATGCCTTTTGTAAAGTCGAACATATCTGTTATTTTTTGACTATTATAGATGATATTGTAACTTAATTTAGACAGTATATTCTTGTCAATGCATTCAGGAAGACTTTCTTTATGTATTTCTACCATATCACTGTCAATGTCTTTTACATGCTTTTCATTGCCTATAGTTCCCTGAAATGGAGTAGCTGTCATACCTAATACTTTCGCATTTGAGTTTATTCCAGCAATAAACTGATTCCCTTTATTTTTTATAAAGTTATGAATTTCGTCAATAATAACCAAGTTGACTTTCTCCGCTAAAAGTCTTCTTAGTG
Encoded here:
- a CDS encoding DEAD/DEAH box helicase translates to MLEPLYPEKQAVLEKINRFFLTNRIGYIKLPTGWGKTFLSKHLIKQYYEWRQITLFIVSQNNNLLKQTAYITEDKPLFPNSYVLCSDIKGEIDRIITTIQSILPQPCVVFASLQSILSKKNETLRRLLAEKVNLVIIDEIHNFIKNKGNQFIAGINSNAKVLGMTATPFQGTIGNEKHVKDIDSDMVEIHKESLPECIDKNILSKLSYNIIYNSQKITDMFDFTKGIDTFKKELILDCSTQKKIDQLIIRTKLAKKTYDSNVLKFCKTLVFCAPCKGIVNLQEERIPTFHAKLTAMIFNDELLPSYNFSNYDLTGKLKDTVYLSGDMSKREKYEIITGFKNPLTTPYTLCTIGMLVEGFDFPNLQNLLLLRPSLSIRLFEQQLGRILRIPNDNSKSQGNIFEIVDNKEGLYSLFKNQIFNKHISEQIEMLNPKIKIERLFYDKGYNRSNNISIQEMVYQNGLIMPVSPTNYGILHLKRLLNIILRQRYGSLYREYPICLAAASNIKIYNIEDINDITEIISKIDSWSQNVNKYADSNNHKLYKNNVWQAVKAMLKLNIYKSIDYIDISSIDKKKILRKLELNNININEYIKQHSGISTSLSTVIQYTTSRFKDEYKKEKQELRYIAQQWIRHI